From a region of the Burkholderia lata genome:
- a CDS encoding NAD(P)/FAD-dependent oxidoreductase: protein MHRIIIVGGGAGGLELATRLGDRYGARGNRSARALVTLVDRNPTHIWKPLLHEVAAGSMDPFTQELEYAAQARWHGFEFQQGGLTGLDRAAKRITLSPINDSDGEELLPARELEYDTLVIAIGSTTHFFGVQGAAENAIALDTVGEAERFRKRLIAACMRAEHQPPAPTAPGEAAEPRIQVAIVGGGATGVELSAELRNTAQVLSAYGLHKLDPRHDVGIVLIESGPRILPALPERVSSATAELLEKIGVRLMLAERVTEVAPGAVHTASGKTVRADLTVWAAGIKAPSVLANLDGLQVNKLGQLDVRRTLQTFTDDNVFALGDCAACAWPGNERNVPPRAQAAHQQANFLLKAIGCRLDGRPLPEFTYRDLGSLVSLGHFSAVGNLMGGLIGGNMLIEGLFARFMYMSLYRMHIAALHGYPRMMLDTVAHWLRRTTLPRVKLH from the coding sequence ATGCATCGGATCATCATCGTAGGCGGAGGCGCGGGCGGCCTGGAACTGGCGACGCGGCTCGGCGACCGTTACGGCGCGCGCGGTAATCGTTCCGCGCGTGCGCTTGTCACGCTCGTCGACCGCAATCCGACCCACATCTGGAAACCGCTGCTGCACGAAGTCGCGGCCGGCAGCATGGACCCGTTCACGCAGGAGCTCGAATATGCGGCGCAGGCGCGCTGGCATGGCTTCGAATTCCAGCAGGGCGGGCTGACCGGGCTCGACCGCGCGGCGAAGCGCATCACGCTGTCGCCCATCAACGACAGCGACGGCGAGGAGCTGTTGCCGGCGCGCGAGCTGGAATATGACACGCTCGTGATTGCGATCGGCAGCACGACTCACTTCTTCGGCGTGCAGGGCGCGGCGGAAAACGCGATCGCGCTCGATACCGTTGGCGAGGCCGAGCGCTTCCGCAAGCGGCTGATCGCCGCGTGCATGCGCGCCGAGCATCAGCCGCCGGCGCCGACTGCGCCGGGTGAAGCAGCCGAGCCGCGCATCCAGGTCGCGATCGTCGGCGGCGGCGCGACCGGCGTCGAGCTGTCCGCGGAACTGCGCAACACGGCGCAGGTGTTGTCGGCCTACGGGCTGCACAAGCTCGACCCGCGGCACGACGTCGGCATCGTGCTGATCGAATCGGGGCCGCGGATCCTCCCGGCATTGCCGGAGCGCGTGTCGTCGGCGACGGCCGAACTGCTCGAAAAGATCGGCGTGCGGCTGATGCTCGCCGAGCGCGTGACCGAGGTGGCGCCCGGTGCCGTCCATACGGCGAGCGGCAAGACGGTGCGTGCCGACCTGACGGTCTGGGCAGCCGGCATCAAGGCGCCGTCCGTGCTCGCCAATCTCGATGGCCTCCAGGTCAACAAGCTCGGCCAGCTCGACGTGCGCCGCACGCTGCAGACCTTTACCGACGACAACGTGTTCGCGCTCGGCGATTGTGCGGCATGCGCATGGCCCGGCAACGAGCGCAACGTGCCGCCACGCGCGCAGGCTGCGCACCAGCAGGCGAACTTCCTGCTGAAGGCAATCGGCTGCCGGCTCGACGGGCGCCCGCTGCCCGAATTCACGTATCGCGACCTCGGCTCGCTCGTGTCGCTCGGCCATTTCAGCGCGGTCGGCAACCTGATGGGCGGGCTGATCGGCGGCAACATGCTGATCGAAGGGCTGTTCGCACGCTTCATGTACATGTCGCTGTACCGGATGCACATCGCCGCGCTGCACGGCTATCCGCGGATGATGCTCGACACCGTCGCGCACTGGCTGCGGCGCACGACGCTGCCGCGCGTCAAGCTGCACTGA
- the polA gene encoding DNA polymerase I: protein MPEERNLEGKTLLLVDGSSYLYRAYHAMPDLRGPGGEPTGALYGIINMLRRMRKEVSAEYSACVFDAKGKTFRDDLYADYKANRPSMPPDLALQVEPIHGAVRALGWPLLMVEGVEADDVIGTLAREAERHGMNVVVSTGDKDLAQLVTDHVTLVNTMTNETLDRDGVIAKFGVPPERIIDYLALIGDTVDNVPGVEKCGPKTAVKWLAQYDSLDGVIEHAGDIKGVVGDNLRRALDFLPLGRTLVTVETACDLTPHLESIEASLKSDGEARDLMRDIFARYGFKTWLREVDSAPAEGGGADAPEGEPAPVVAADIVREYDTIQTWEQFDAWFAKIDAAALTAFDTETTSLDPMLARLVGLSFSVESGKAAYLPVAHRGPDMPEQLPLDEVLARLKPWLESADRKKVGQHLKYDAQVLANYDIALNGIEHDTLLESYVVESHRTHDMDSLALRHLGVKTIKYEDVAGKGAKQIGFDEVALTQAAEYAAEDADITLQLHHALYPQVAREPGLLHVYREIEMPVSLVLRKMERTGVLIDDVRLQAQSTEIATRLIELEAQAYELAGGEFNLGSPKQIGQIFFEKLQLPVVKKTPSGAPSTDEEVLQKLAEDYPLPKLLLEHRGLSKLKSTYTDKLPRMVNPSTGRVHTNYAQAVAVTGRLASNDPNLQNIPVRTAEGRRIREAFIASPGHRIVSADYSQIELRIMAHISGDASLLRAFSQGEDIHRATAAEVFGVTPLEVNSDQRRIAKVINFGLIYGMSAFGLASNLGITRDAAKLYIDRYFARYPGVAQYMEDTRSVAKEKGYVETVFGRRLWLPEINGGNGPRRQAAERAAINAPMQGTAADLIKLSMIAVDDWLTRDKLASRMIMQVHDELVLEVPDGELSLVREKLPEMMCGVAKLKVPLVAEVGAGANWEEAH from the coding sequence ATGCCTGAAGAACGAAATCTGGAAGGTAAGACCCTGCTATTGGTTGACGGTTCGAGCTATCTGTATCGGGCTTACCATGCGATGCCTGATTTGCGTGGCCCTGGCGGGGAGCCGACCGGAGCGCTCTACGGAATCATCAACATGCTGCGCCGTATGCGCAAGGAAGTCAGTGCAGAGTATAGCGCTTGCGTGTTCGATGCAAAGGGCAAGACGTTCCGTGACGACCTTTATGCCGACTATAAGGCAAACCGTCCGTCGATGCCGCCCGACCTCGCATTGCAGGTCGAACCGATCCACGGCGCGGTGCGCGCGCTCGGCTGGCCGCTGCTGATGGTCGAAGGCGTCGAGGCCGACGACGTGATCGGCACGCTCGCGCGCGAAGCCGAGCGGCACGGGATGAACGTAGTCGTGTCGACCGGCGACAAGGATCTCGCGCAGCTCGTCACCGACCACGTCACGCTCGTCAACACGATGACCAACGAGACGCTCGACCGCGACGGTGTGATCGCGAAGTTCGGCGTGCCGCCCGAGCGCATCATCGACTACCTTGCACTGATCGGCGACACCGTCGACAACGTGCCGGGCGTCGAGAAGTGCGGGCCGAAGACGGCCGTGAAATGGCTGGCGCAGTACGACAGCCTCGACGGCGTGATCGAGCATGCGGGCGACATCAAGGGCGTGGTCGGCGACAACCTGCGCCGCGCGCTCGACTTCCTGCCGCTCGGCCGCACGCTCGTGACCGTCGAGACGGCTTGCGATCTCACGCCGCATCTCGAATCGATCGAAGCGTCGTTGAAGAGCGACGGCGAAGCGCGCGACCTGATGCGCGACATCTTCGCGCGCTACGGCTTCAAGACCTGGTTGCGCGAAGTCGACAGCGCGCCGGCGGAAGGCGGCGGCGCCGATGCGCCGGAAGGCGAGCCGGCGCCGGTGGTGGCGGCCGACATCGTGCGCGAATACGACACGATCCAGACCTGGGAGCAATTCGACGCGTGGTTCGCGAAGATCGACGCGGCCGCACTGACCGCATTCGACACCGAGACGACCTCGCTCGACCCGATGCTCGCGCGGCTCGTGGGCCTGTCGTTCTCGGTTGAATCGGGCAAGGCCGCGTACCTGCCGGTCGCACACCGCGGCCCCGACATGCCCGAGCAGCTTCCGCTCGACGAAGTGCTCGCGCGCCTGAAGCCGTGGCTCGAATCGGCCGATCGCAAGAAGGTCGGCCAGCACCTGAAGTACGACGCGCAGGTGCTCGCGAACTACGACATCGCGCTGAACGGCATCGAGCACGACACGTTGCTCGAATCGTACGTCGTCGAGTCACATCGCACGCACGACATGGACAGCCTTGCGCTGCGTCATCTGGGCGTCAAGACGATCAAGTATGAAGACGTGGCCGGCAAGGGCGCGAAGCAGATCGGTTTCGACGAAGTCGCGCTCACTCAGGCCGCCGAATACGCGGCCGAAGATGCGGACATCACGCTGCAGCTGCATCACGCGCTGTATCCGCAGGTTGCGCGCGAACCGGGCCTCTTGCACGTGTACCGCGAGATCGAGATGCCCGTGTCGCTCGTGCTGCGCAAGATGGAGCGCACGGGCGTGCTGATCGACGACGTTCGCCTGCAGGCGCAGAGCACCGAAATCGCGACGCGCCTGATCGAGCTCGAAGCGCAGGCGTACGAACTGGCGGGCGGTGAATTCAATCTCGGCTCGCCGAAGCAGATCGGGCAGATCTTCTTCGAAAAGCTGCAGTTGCCGGTCGTGAAAAAGACACCGAGCGGCGCGCCGTCGACCGACGAAGAAGTGCTGCAGAAGCTGGCCGAGGACTACCCGCTGCCGAAGCTGCTGCTCGAGCATCGCGGGCTGTCGAAGCTGAAGTCGACCTATACCGACAAGCTGCCGCGCATGGTGAACCCTTCCACGGGCCGCGTGCACACGAACTACGCGCAGGCCGTCGCCGTCACGGGCCGCCTTGCGTCGAACGATCCGAATCTTCAGAACATTCCGGTGCGCACGGCCGAGGGCCGGCGGATCCGCGAGGCGTTCATCGCCTCGCCGGGCCACCGTATCGTGTCGGCCGATTATTCGCAGATCGAACTGCGGATCATGGCGCACATCTCGGGCGACGCGTCGCTGCTGCGTGCGTTCTCGCAGGGCGAGGATATCCACCGCGCAACGGCCGCCGAGGTGTTCGGCGTGACGCCGCTGGAGGTCAATTCCGACCAGCGCCGGATTGCGAAGGTGATCAACTTCGGGCTCATCTACGGGATGAGCGCGTTCGGGCTCGCGTCGAACCTCGGCATCACGCGCGATGCGGCGAAGCTCTATATCGACCGCTATTTCGCCCGTTATCCGGGCGTCGCGCAGTACATGGAAGACACGCGCTCGGTGGCGAAGGAGAAGGGCTACGTCGAAACCGTTTTCGGTCGCCGCCTGTGGCTGCCGGAGATCAACGGCGGCAACGGCCCGCGCCGCCAGGCGGCCGAGCGCGCGGCAATCAATGCGCCGATGCAGGGCACGGCGGCCGACCTGATCAAGCTGTCGATGATCGCGGTGGACGACTGGCTCACGCGCGACAAGCTGGCGTCGCGGATGATCATGCAGGTGCACGATGAACTGGTGCTCGAGGTACCCGACGGCGAACTGTCGCTGGTGCGCGAGAAACTGCCGGAAATGATGTGCGGCGTGGCGAAGCTGAAGGTGCCGCTGGTCGCCGAAGTGGGCGCCGGTGCGAACTGGGAAGAGGCACACTGA
- a CDS encoding TIGR00730 family Rossman fold protein — translation MNKRKVIPSLRSLADQERATAKKARASWQMFTIMAEFIEATEYLSEIRPAVSIYGSARLKPDTPHYKLAAQIARKLSDAGFAVISGGGPGIMEAANKGAHAGKAPSVGLNIELPHEQAGNHYQDISLRFRHFFTRKVTFVKNSDAVIVMPGGFGTLDELSEVLTLIQTKKSRLVPIILVGSEFWKGLLQWFRDQLIPMGLINPEDMDLMQVIDDPDQVLDAVLAFYEDSGEEEGSDDEGHPPRPDEDRMFYL, via the coding sequence ATGAACAAGAGAAAAGTGATTCCGAGTCTGCGTTCGCTCGCAGATCAAGAACGCGCGACGGCCAAGAAGGCGCGCGCATCGTGGCAGATGTTCACGATTATGGCAGAGTTTATCGAGGCGACCGAGTACCTGTCGGAGATCCGCCCGGCTGTCAGCATCTACGGTTCTGCCCGCCTCAAACCCGATACGCCGCACTACAAGCTCGCCGCGCAGATCGCGCGCAAGCTGTCCGACGCCGGCTTCGCCGTGATCTCCGGCGGCGGCCCCGGCATCATGGAAGCCGCGAACAAGGGCGCGCACGCCGGTAAAGCGCCGTCGGTCGGCCTGAACATCGAGCTGCCGCACGAACAGGCCGGCAACCACTACCAGGACATCTCGCTGCGCTTCCGCCACTTCTTCACGCGCAAGGTCACGTTCGTGAAGAATTCGGATGCGGTGATCGTGATGCCGGGCGGCTTCGGCACGCTCGACGAGCTGTCGGAAGTGCTCACGCTGATCCAGACGAAGAAGTCGCGCCTCGTGCCGATCATCCTCGTCGGCAGCGAGTTCTGGAAGGGGCTGCTGCAGTGGTTCCGCGACCAGCTCATCCCGATGGGCCTGATCAATCCGGAAGACATGGACCTGATGCAGGTGATCGACGATCCCGACCAGGTGCTCGACGCGGTGCTCGCGTTCTACGAGGACAGCGGCGAGGAAGAAGGCTCGGACGATGAAGGCCATCCGCCGCGCCCGGACGAAGACCGGATGTTCTACCTGTAA
- a CDS encoding GlxA family transcriptional regulator, producing MPLIRIWAVEHALASGVAAPTDVLTAANHLASTTSQARASAPFRWCVESIGGRPVRAASGQVIPVDGVIDGSSPADAIWLTSPFVADLERLLDRPAALAPLFDALRRQHARGTLIATYCTGAFLLAEAGLLDGRVATTHWSKASSFRARYPDVALRASDILTEQDGILCGGAITSYQNLALRIVDKLANARLAASVARLMLIDMNRVSQDSFIELDRMGHRGHDDATIARAQRWMEKHLREPFSLARLSDHVAMSERTLHRRFKDAVGAPPLRYLQTLRIEVAKRLLAETKLAIDTICERVGYADISGFRQLFKRETGISPGEYRRRFTQ from the coding sequence ATGCCGCTCATCCGAATCTGGGCTGTCGAACATGCCCTTGCATCCGGCGTCGCCGCGCCGACCGACGTCCTCACGGCGGCCAACCATCTCGCCTCGACGACATCGCAGGCCCGCGCGAGCGCACCGTTTCGCTGGTGCGTCGAATCGATCGGCGGGCGGCCGGTGCGCGCGGCTTCCGGCCAGGTCATCCCTGTCGATGGCGTGATCGACGGCAGCAGTCCCGCCGACGCGATCTGGCTCACGAGCCCGTTCGTCGCGGATCTCGAGCGTCTGCTTGACCGGCCCGCCGCACTCGCGCCGCTGTTCGACGCGCTGCGCCGGCAACACGCGCGCGGCACGCTGATCGCGACGTACTGCACCGGCGCATTCCTGCTCGCGGAGGCCGGCTTGCTCGACGGCCGCGTTGCCACGACGCACTGGTCGAAAGCATCGAGCTTTCGCGCACGCTACCCGGACGTGGCACTACGTGCGTCGGACATCCTGACCGAGCAGGACGGCATCCTGTGCGGCGGCGCCATCACCTCGTACCAGAATCTCGCGCTGCGAATCGTCGACAAACTGGCGAATGCGCGCCTTGCCGCGTCGGTCGCCCGGCTCATGCTGATCGACATGAACCGCGTCTCGCAGGATTCGTTCATCGAACTCGACCGGATGGGCCATCGCGGGCACGACGACGCGACCATCGCGCGTGCCCAGCGCTGGATGGAAAAGCACCTGCGCGAACCCTTCAGCCTCGCCCGGCTGAGCGATCACGTCGCGATGAGCGAACGCACGCTCCATCGCCGCTTCAAAGACGCCGTGGGCGCGCCGCCGCTCAGGTATCTGCAGACGCTCAGGATCGAAGTCGCGAAGCGGTTGCTCGCGGAAACCAAGCTCGCGATCGACACCATCTGCGAGCGCGTCGGCTACGCGGACATCAGCGGCTTCCGGCAATTGTTCAAGCGTGAGACCGGCATCTCCCCCGGCGAGTATCGCCGTCGCTTCACGCAATAG
- a CDS encoding tautomerase family protein, producing MPMIDVTIPEGALAPQAEAQLMEALTNTLIRHEGLDPDNPRVRDVTWIFVHRPAAVYRAGAVAPAPIYRIVPTVPEGQYTDAARAGLIADVTAAVAHAEGVPIDGVATRVWVFPTEIDDGCWGSRGVVRRLPDIMDYFGGAPLRALGEQRMAIKRRTDAIVALEAVLAAMRETHQDVSRVGDAKLSY from the coding sequence ATGCCGATGATCGACGTCACCATTCCCGAAGGTGCGCTCGCACCGCAGGCCGAAGCACAACTGATGGAAGCGCTGACCAATACGCTGATCCGCCACGAGGGGCTCGACCCCGACAATCCGCGCGTGCGGGACGTGACCTGGATCTTCGTCCATCGGCCGGCAGCCGTGTATCGCGCCGGAGCTGTCGCGCCTGCACCGATCTACCGGATCGTGCCGACCGTGCCGGAAGGTCAGTACACGGACGCCGCACGCGCCGGGCTGATCGCGGACGTGACCGCTGCCGTCGCTCACGCGGAAGGCGTGCCGATTGATGGCGTCGCGACGCGCGTGTGGGTCTTTCCGACGGAAATCGACGACGGCTGCTGGGGCAGCCGTGGTGTGGTCCGGCGCCTGCCGGACATCATGGACTATTTCGGCGGCGCGCCGCTGCGGGCGCTCGGGGAACAGCGGATGGCGATCAAGCGGCGCACGGATGCGATCGTGGCGCTCGAGGCCGTACTCGCCGCGATGCGCGAGACGCATCAAGACGTATCGCGCGTTGGAGACGCCAAGTTGTCGTACTGA
- a CDS encoding LysR family transcriptional regulator, producing MDRLKALTVFVRIAAAGGISAGARELGMTPQAASKQVAALEALLNVRLLQRSTRGIVLTLEGERLLAQCRGAVGELESALRMLDDDRAPAAGTIRVAAPYSLARRFLAPLLGEFCDRQPGVTAELIVSDDMADIVEQRIDIAVRTGNLPDSGLVARRVADLQLIVCASPAYLRRHGEPQTIDALRDHRCTAFLYPRTGKPFPWEFLVDGRVDTRQIDPFIATNDIDAELDTVLSGAAIGQFFGYSVHAHIREGRLVPLLTRHVTCRYGLHLCMPQRMHLPRRSRLLMDFLADRLGGHPDLAPLSFAEASA from the coding sequence ATGGATCGATTGAAGGCGCTGACGGTGTTCGTCCGTATCGCGGCTGCGGGCGGCATCAGCGCGGGCGCCCGCGAGTTGGGCATGACGCCGCAAGCGGCCAGCAAGCAGGTCGCAGCGCTGGAGGCGCTGTTGAACGTGCGGCTGCTCCAGCGCTCGACGCGCGGGATCGTGTTGACGCTCGAGGGTGAACGCCTGCTGGCACAGTGCCGCGGCGCCGTCGGGGAACTGGAGAGCGCGCTGCGCATGCTCGACGACGATCGGGCGCCCGCGGCCGGCACGATCCGTGTTGCGGCGCCGTATTCGCTGGCCCGGCGCTTTCTCGCGCCGCTGCTCGGCGAATTCTGCGATCGGCAGCCGGGCGTCACGGCCGAGCTGATCGTCAGCGACGACATGGCCGACATCGTCGAACAGCGGATCGACATCGCCGTGCGGACCGGCAATCTGCCGGACAGCGGGCTCGTTGCACGGCGCGTCGCCGATCTGCAATTGATCGTCTGCGCGTCGCCTGCGTACCTGCGTCGCCATGGCGAGCCGCAGACGATCGACGCGCTGCGCGATCATCGTTGCACCGCGTTCCTGTATCCGCGCACGGGCAAGCCGTTTCCGTGGGAATTCCTGGTTGATGGTCGTGTCGACACACGACAGATCGACCCGTTCATCGCGACCAACGACATCGATGCGGAACTCGACACGGTGCTGAGCGGCGCCGCGATCGGCCAGTTCTTCGGCTATTCGGTTCACGCGCACATTCGCGAGGGGCGTCTCGTGCCGCTGCTGACCCGGCACGTGACCTGCCGTTACGGCCTCCATCTATGCATGCCGCAGCGCATGCACCTGCCGCGCAGGAGCCGTTTGCTGATGGATTTCCTCGCCGACCGGCTTGGCGGGCATCCGGATCTTGCACCGCTTTCGTTTGCGGAAGCGTCGGCGTGA
- a CDS encoding cupin domain-containing protein, which translates to MALSSIPGAKRPAAMHTLSFSVVSRTVVAAALIVAGSPRATAQDADAGSRATETVLLRTTHAWDGSRYRSYPPEQPEITVVRYTIPPHAVLPWHTHPSINVGYVLSGHLTAVRRSDGKRLALGPGDVVPEMVDGAHRGETGDERAELIVFYAGSPGTPLTVPDHRD; encoded by the coding sequence ATGGCGCTGTCTTCGATACCCGGGGCCAAACGGCCCGCCGCCATGCACACACTTTCATTTTCAGTCGTTTCGCGAACCGTCGTCGCGGCCGCATTGATTGTCGCTGGTTCGCCACGGGCAACCGCACAGGACGCGGACGCAGGTAGCCGTGCGACCGAGACGGTACTGCTGCGAACCACGCATGCGTGGGACGGGTCGCGATATCGCTCCTACCCGCCAGAACAACCGGAGATCACGGTCGTACGCTACACGATTCCGCCTCACGCGGTATTGCCGTGGCATACGCATCCGTCGATCAACGTCGGCTACGTGCTGTCGGGCCACCTGACCGCCGTGCGCCGCAGCGACGGCAAGCGGCTGGCGCTCGGCCCGGGCGACGTGGTGCCGGAAATGGTCGACGGCGCCCATCGCGGGGAAACCGGCGACGAGCGAGCCGAACTGATCGTGTTCTACGCCGGCTCGCCCGGCACGCCCCTGACAGTGCCCGACCACCGGGACTAA
- a CDS encoding SDR family NAD(P)-dependent oxidoreductase, which produces MPDSRSLSSSPAATRPRLDGRVALVTGGGTGIGRAAALAFAREGARVVVAGRRAAPLDETVHAIAERGGEAFAMAIDVGSADGVRALVDTTIGRYGALHAAFNNAGTEGTFAPIVEQTEADFDQVIATNLKGTWLSIKYEMEAMLAHGGGAIVNTSSWLAKGALAGSSTYSASKGALDALVRAVALEGGPHGIRINNVNPGIIDTPMARRFGDDEMFRPFAAFTPARRIGTPEDVADAAVWLCSDEARFVTGESLLVDGGYTIGGMR; this is translated from the coding sequence ATGCCTGATTCACGCAGCTTGTCATCCTCTCCCGCCGCGACGCGGCCCCGGCTCGACGGACGCGTCGCGCTCGTCACCGGCGGCGGCACCGGCATTGGCCGGGCGGCCGCGCTCGCATTCGCGCGTGAAGGCGCCCGCGTCGTCGTCGCCGGACGGCGCGCGGCGCCGCTCGACGAAACCGTGCACGCCATTGCCGAGCGCGGCGGCGAAGCCTTCGCGATGGCCATCGACGTCGGATCCGCCGATGGCGTGCGCGCGCTCGTCGACACAACGATCGGACGCTACGGCGCATTGCATGCTGCGTTCAACAATGCCGGGACGGAAGGCACGTTCGCGCCGATCGTCGAACAGACCGAGGCCGACTTCGACCAGGTGATCGCCACCAACCTCAAGGGCACGTGGCTGTCGATCAAATATGAAATGGAGGCGATGCTCGCGCATGGCGGCGGCGCGATCGTCAATACGTCGTCGTGGCTCGCGAAAGGCGCGCTTGCCGGCTCGTCGACCTATTCCGCCAGCAAGGGCGCGCTCGATGCGCTGGTGCGCGCGGTCGCACTCGAAGGCGGCCCGCACGGCATCCGGATCAACAACGTGAACCCCGGCATCATCGACACGCCGATGGCGCGCCGCTTCGGCGACGACGAGATGTTCCGCCCGTTCGCCGCATTTACGCCCGCACGCCGGATCGGCACGCCCGAGGACGTGGCCGACGCGGCCGTCTGGCTCTGCAGCGACGAAGCGCGCTTCGTGACGGGCGAATCGCTGCTGGTCGACGGCGGCTACACGATCGGCGGCATGCGCTGA
- a CDS encoding aldo/keto reductase — protein MEYVKLGRSGLKVSRLCLGCMTYGDSSWRPWVANEEAARPFIRTALDAGVNFFDTADIYSSGESERILGRALRDFATRDDVVIATKAFFPTGDGPNARGLSRKHLLAGIDASLERLGTDYVDLYVIHRFDPDTPIEETLDALDTLVRSGKVRYLGASSMHAWQFMKMLAFQRHHGLARFVSMQSQYSLICRDDERDMLPLCIEEGIAYTPWSPLGRGLLAGSRDAATTRAATDQQMVSWYDGRDAVAATVDMVRQVAQARGMAPARIALAWVLSRPGITAPIVGLSKPHHPTDALAALDLRLDDRETALLEAAFDRTVEPVQW, from the coding sequence ATGGAATACGTGAAGCTGGGAAGGTCCGGGCTGAAGGTGTCGAGGCTTTGCCTGGGCTGCATGACCTACGGCGACTCGTCATGGCGTCCGTGGGTCGCGAACGAGGAGGCGGCCCGCCCTTTCATTCGCACGGCACTCGATGCGGGGGTAAATTTCTTCGACACGGCCGATATCTACTCGAGCGGCGAGAGCGAGCGCATTCTCGGGCGCGCGCTGCGAGATTTCGCGACGCGCGACGATGTGGTGATCGCAACCAAAGCGTTCTTTCCGACCGGCGACGGGCCGAATGCGCGCGGGCTGTCGCGCAAGCATCTGCTCGCCGGCATCGATGCGTCGCTTGAGCGCCTCGGGACGGATTACGTCGATCTTTACGTGATCCATCGGTTCGATCCGGACACGCCGATCGAAGAAACGCTCGATGCGCTCGATACCCTCGTGAGGAGCGGCAAGGTCCGCTATCTCGGCGCGTCGTCGATGCATGCGTGGCAATTCATGAAGATGCTCGCGTTTCAGCGGCACCACGGCCTCGCCCGATTCGTTTCGATGCAGAGCCAATACAGCCTGATCTGCCGCGACGATGAGCGCGACATGCTGCCGCTTTGCATCGAAGAAGGGATTGCCTACACGCCGTGGTCCCCGCTCGGCCGCGGGCTGCTGGCCGGCTCGCGCGATGCCGCGACGACGCGGGCCGCAACCGACCAGCAAATGGTGTCCTGGTACGACGGTCGCGACGCGGTCGCGGCGACCGTCGATATGGTCAGGCAGGTGGCGCAGGCACGCGGGATGGCACCCGCCCGGATCGCACTGGCCTGGGTGCTGAGCCGGCCAGGCATCACCGCACCGATCGTCGGGTTGTCAAAACCTCATCACCCGACCGACGCGCTCGCGGCACTCGACCTGAGACTCGACGATCGCGAGACCGCGTTGCTCGAGGCTGCATTCGACCGGACAGTCGAACCGGTGCAATGGTGA